Genomic DNA from Alphaproteobacteria bacterium:
TTGGCGGCGGTTCGGCCGATGCCGCTTCTGTCATTAGATTTGTTCGCGATTATTATTCGGACTTATTTAAACCGGGTTTTAATTGGATGGACCTGGCGCGCAATATTGGCGCGGATGTGCCAGTTTGCGTGGAATCAAAGCCATGCATTATGCGCGGTGTCGGAGAGAAAATAGAATTCACATCCAATTTTGCGCCAAAGCGTGGCGTCTTACTATTCCCCAATATTTCCGTGCCGACCAAAAATATTTTTGCCGCTTGGAATGGAAAAAGCCGGGTGAAAACCATCCATCCAACAACGCAATTCAATAACGACAATGATTTGTTCACGCCTGCCGCGCTGATACATCCGGAATTGGGCGCAATCGCGAATAAACTGGCCAAAACCACGCATAAAGGCTGGGGAATGAGCGGCAGCGGATCCTGTTTTTATCTTTTGGCGGAAGATACAAAGGCGCAGCAGCAATTGCTGGGCGATGTCCGGAATCTTTTTCCGGACTATTGGATCAAGCCGATTGTTATTGCGGGAAATTAGAAATTGAAAAAATCAAAACCGAGACGCTGGCCGGCAAGAAACGCGGCAACGCCAAGCGCCACGATCACCGCCAAATTCAGCAAATTATCGGTGCTGAAAAATTCCGATGCCCCGGTCGGCATGCTTTGCAATGGCTTATAATCCGCGCTGATCTGGCCCAGTTCATAATAGGCGATTTGCGGTTCCGATTGCGTCAAAGTAGGCAATGCCGTGCGGTTAGCCGGCAATAAATTTCGCATTTGGCGCATGCCGTCTTCCAATTCCACCAAACGGGCTTCCAGAATATCGATAGTGCGTTGAAGCCCGGCTTCCAATTGATTGACCGAATCGGCAATCGCGGCAAGTCCGGTCGATGTGCCGGTGGCGGATGGCAATAAATCGCGCGGCGCGACGCGGATGGTGGTATTAAACAAACGCTGCTCTTGAACATCGCCCACGGCGCTTTCCACCATAGTGCCGGATGTCAAAGGATTGTTTTTTGTCAGCGACAGGGAAGATGTTTCAAAACCTTTTCGCGCGACATGCATCACGGCGGCTTCCAGCCAAGCGCCCATGGTGATGCCTGCTTCGGCGGCGGCGCGTTTGGCGATGGATTTGGCTTCTTCGTCTACACCCTTAACACTCCACGCACCCAAAACTGCCGACATGCAACAACCTATATATTAAAAATTTAAACTAAGCGGGCCAGGTTTTGCTGGCGATCGCGGAAACCGTTTCGAAACTTGGGATGCGCACATCGCTTTGGCCTTCGTTGGCGGCAACGCGATCCGACAGCGCATTTAGTTTCTGATCCATTTTTTGCAAATATTCAAACAAAGCGGACTCGTCCAAAGGTACATTGGCCGGGGCGGTCGCGGTAGTGCGCGCCAGATCGGTCAATTGCTGAAATAGAACCGGATCTTTGGCCGCCGTGCGAATAGCCTGCGACAACCAGGAACCAATGGTCTGACCTGATTTAGCGGCTTCGTCTTTGGCGGTTTGTCGGGCTTTGGCAGAAACGCCTTTTACACTCCAGGGAATCGTGATAGCGACGTCATTCTTGGAAGAATCTGTCATGTACGGCCTTGTTTTTATTTTATTTATAGAAAAAGGATTAAGATTTGGGTTTACCAGAGTTGGTAAAATTTGCAAGTATTTACCTATATATAGTGGTGGATATTTCGCTGGCGTGTTATTTTCGGCAACAAGACAAGTGCAACGACAGGCTTGCATTATTCGCGCTGAGCGACTATTTTCACGGATCTATTTTACCGTTGAATTTCTTGATGGGGCGTAGCCAAGCGGTAAGGCATCGGTTTTTGGTACCGACATTCCTAGGTTCGATCCCTAGCGCCCCAGCCAGTCTTCGCCTAGCATTTTTATCTCAAACAATTCCTTGATATTTAATATTATCTGCGTCTTAGTAGATTTTCCCAAGGAACCTTCTTTCCGTGTCGTCCAATCATTAGTGCATGCAAAATATTGACCTGATCTTAGCGCAAAAAGCGAGCAAGGGAGATAAAGCCGCGTTCCAGCAATT
This window encodes:
- a CDS encoding 4-(cytidine 5'-diphospho)-2-C-methyl-D-erythritol kinase, with protein sequence MIPFYTIAAPAKINLSLRIIAKREDGYHDLESLVGFADFGDVLRFEIAPKDSIAIDGEFARLAPGNPDNLILKTLDKLRASAPDLPNFHIHLQKNIPVGGGVGGGSADAASVIRFVRDYYSDLFKPGFNWMDLARNIGADVPVCVESKPCIMRGVGEKIEFTSNFAPKRGVLLFPNISVPTKNIFAAWNGKSRVKTIHPTTQFNNDNDLFTPAALIHPELGAIANKLAKTTHKGWGMSGSGSCFYLLAEDTKAQQQLLGDVRNLFPDYWIKPIVIAGN